The following proteins come from a genomic window of Coregonus clupeaformis isolate EN_2021a unplaced genomic scaffold, ASM2061545v1 scaf0273, whole genome shotgun sequence:
- the LOC121556784 gene encoding growth hormone-regulated TBC protein 1-A yields MEKKKNKANWVRSPQLRSLNSTINSPPSGSSAKERVHSVDPYGFERSKDFDYESYEELMSEYLAVLTRRSIRWSKLLQGRGRLEKSIKVKRYVRKGVPNEHRGLTWMAASGAQEHLEKNPGYYHSLLDTTKQQHDPKLVDSIRTDLNRTFPDNVQFRKTSNPCLQKTLYNVLLAYGHHNPAVGYCQGMNFIAGYLIIITKDEEKSFWLMDALLGRILPDYYTPAMLGLKMDQEVLGELVRTKAPVVWQAMGQHNVMWTLVVSRWFICLYIDVLPVETVLRIWDCLFYEGSKILFRVALTLIRNQQAEVQQAGSLPDVCDSFKHMTRGPYVEDCHTFMQKIFTEPGSLSMATITKLREMCRARIIAEES; encoded by the exons ATGGAAAAGAAAAAGAACAAAGCGAACTGGGTTCGCTCGCCGCAACTTCGAAGCCTGAACTCAACTATCAACTCTCCTCCCAGTGGCAGCAGCGCCAAAGAGAGAGTGCACAG TGTGGACCCGTATGGCTTTGAGCGGTCAAAGGACTTTGACTATGAGTCGTATGAGGAGCTGATGTCAGAGTACCTGGCCGTGCTCACCAGAAGGTCCATCAGGTGGTCCAAGCTGCTGCAGGGCCGGGGACGGCTGGAGAAGAGTATCAAGG TGAAACGGTATGTGCGTAAGGGCGTGCCCAACGAGCACCGAGGGTTGACCTGGATGGCAGCCAGCGGGGCCCAGGAGCACCTGGAGAAGAACCCAGGCTACTAtcactctctactggacactaCGAAGCAACAGCACGACCCCAAGCTGGTGGACTCCATACGCACAG ACTTGAACAGGACCTTTCCTGACAACGTCCAGTTCCGCAAGACGTCGAACCCGTGTCTCCAGAAAACCCTGTACAACGTGCTGCTAGCGTACGGACACCACAACCCGGCTGTGGGCTACTGTCAG GGCATGAACTTCATCGCTGGGTACCTCATTATCATCACTAAAGATGAAGAGAAATCATTCTGGCTGATGGACGCTCTGCTGGGCAGGATactaccag ACTACTACACCCCGGCCATGCTGGGTCTGAAGATGGACCAGGAGGTTTTAGGGGAGCTGGTGAGGACCAAAGCCCCAGTTGTGTGGCAGGCCATGGGGCAACACAACGTCATGTGGACCCTGGTGGTCTCCAGGTGGTTCATCTGCCTCTACATAGACGTCCTGCCTGTAGAG ACGGTTCTGCGTATCTGGGACTGTCTGTTCTACGAGGGTTCTAAGATCCTGTTCCGTGTGGCTCTGACATTGATAAGGAACCAGCAGGCTGAGGTCCAGCAGGCTGGTTCCCTGCCTGACGTCTGTGACAGCTTCAAACACATGACCAGAGGCCCCTATGTAGAGGACTGCCACACCTTCATGCag AAAATCTTCACGGAACCCGGAAGCCTCTCCATGGCAACCATCACCAAGCTCCGGGAGATGTGTCGAGCACGCATCATCGCTGAGGAGTCCTGA